One Fuerstiella marisgermanici DNA window includes the following coding sequences:
- a CDS encoding IS91 family transposase, with the protein MPTVADVLRQHGDDYLKQFGERMPLQHKRVLSFISKCRTGELGHLRYDCGDCQRTHWVGRSCNNRHCPNCQSDKTQKWLADRLSELLPVPYFMVTFTVPEALRKVVRAHQDVCYRALFDCGSQTIHELASGKRFVGTKRMGFFGVLHTWGRDFTVYNPHVHFVVPGGGVSEDGSQEPTATPRRMKRTRSSGSPRHGPPGPPGWQQCPPNFLLPEKAASTVFPAKFRDAVRAAGIEDEFLAADPRAWTRPWVMDVEAVGDGRGVLKYLAPYVYRVAISNNRIESMNETHVTYRYTPSGKKFSKRRKVSGQEFVRGFLQHVLPPNFHRIRYYGFLHSHSSLSIDYVRMLACFYLGMCYILAKRAVAEEPPKRPMVCRECGGDLHLVMITDHVGRVLYEHPLPYLDSG; encoded by the coding sequence ATGCCGACCGTTGCCGACGTATTGCGGCAGCACGGGGACGACTATCTGAAACAGTTCGGCGAACGCATGCCGTTGCAGCACAAGCGCGTGCTGAGTTTCATATCAAAGTGTCGCACCGGAGAACTGGGCCATCTGCGATACGACTGCGGCGACTGCCAGCGAACTCACTGGGTGGGACGCAGTTGCAACAACCGACACTGCCCGAACTGCCAGTCTGACAAGACGCAGAAGTGGCTCGCCGATCGTCTGTCCGAATTGCTGCCGGTGCCCTACTTTATGGTCACCTTCACAGTGCCCGAAGCGCTGCGGAAGGTCGTGCGCGCTCACCAGGACGTGTGCTATCGAGCGTTGTTCGACTGTGGCAGTCAGACGATTCACGAACTGGCGTCTGGAAAGCGGTTCGTTGGCACGAAGCGGATGGGCTTCTTCGGAGTTCTGCACACGTGGGGGCGAGACTTCACGGTCTACAATCCGCACGTGCATTTCGTGGTGCCCGGCGGTGGTGTTTCGGAAGATGGTTCGCAGGAGCCAACGGCCACGCCTCGGCGCATGAAACGCACCAGGTCAAGCGGCTCGCCACGCCATGGTCCGCCGGGACCGCCCGGCTGGCAGCAGTGTCCGCCGAATTTTCTGCTGCCGGAGAAGGCCGCGTCCACAGTCTTCCCCGCGAAGTTTCGCGATGCGGTTCGAGCGGCGGGGATTGAGGACGAATTTCTGGCCGCTGATCCGCGTGCGTGGACTCGGCCGTGGGTGATGGATGTCGAAGCGGTGGGCGACGGACGCGGCGTGCTGAAGTATCTGGCTCCGTACGTTTACCGTGTGGCGATCAGTAACAACCGCATCGAGTCGATGAATGAGACTCACGTGACCTATCGCTACACGCCGTCGGGGAAGAAGTTTTCGAAGCGTCGCAAAGTTTCGGGGCAGGAGTTTGTGAGAGGCTTTTTGCAGCACGTGTTGCCGCCGAACTTTCACAGAATCCGCTACTACGGTTTTTTGCACTCACACAGTTCGCTGAGTATCGACTATGTGCGGATGCTGGCGTGTTTCTACCTGGGCATGTGTTACATCCTGGCGAAGCGAGCCGTTGCGGAAGAACCACCGAAGCGGCCGATGGTGTGTCGTGAATGCGGCGGTGACCTGCATCTGGTGATGATCACCGATCACGTCGGCCGAGTCCTGTACGAACACCCGCTGCCGTATCTCGATTCCGGATGA